aatTCGGAGATGCTGCTGCCCCCCGTGCTTCCCTTCAAGAGGGTACAGATGTCGGACAAGTACCCGAAAGGGCACGCCCGAGGCCGCCACTGGAAGCACCTCAAGCAGATCCTCCAAGCCGAGAACTATCCCTCCTACCCGGCCAACGAACCCAATTGTAAGCTAAGCTCTCCTCTTCTTTCATATGTTTGCATTATATCCCTCTATTGTTAGATGCACTTCGTCGTGCAATATTTGTTGTCGGTGCATGCGATGTGCAGgcgaaaatttaaatttcaatcgATGAATTTGCTTGGCTGATGATATTTGATTTgcatgattgtttgatttgtttgGTAGCGTAAGATGAGAAAGAATTTCAACTCGATCGATAAGGCTATTTGCAAACACTGGGAGCCTTTGTTTTTTGGCTTCTTTTCTTGCATTGCGTGGCAATGGAAAACCGCAATCCTAGTTGAGATAATGTTCGGGGAGAGAATTTTTTAGGGGAGAGATTGCGACTATATTGATGCCGGAATTTTGTTTACAGTGTCATAGTGCCGTGTCTGTTGATATATGAGAAATCTAGGTGGGCATTTGATTAGAATGGGATTTGCTAATGGTAACTGATTTGGGTGAAACGTGAtcctttttttgttaaaaaaaatttgtttggTGTCCTAGAATAGTAAACAATTTAACTCTAAATTTGCAAGGATCTTTGCAGTCATGGAGGCCTGGTTTCTCCATAGCTTTTCTTGTGAAGGGCGATGACAGAACAGACACAGATAATGATTAACATAGTATGGGGCAAGTAGTTTAGTGAAAATTATGTGcattgatataaatattttgtttaCAATGTGATTCATGTGCATGGTGTCGTGGAGAACTAAtaaaaattacctacaagttgCGGGTCACAAATTGTTGCTTTGTtagttaaattaatttaaaaaaagctCTATTTGCTTTGACTGGTCTTAATTGAACAATTTGTCCAGAACAATTGTCAGTCACAAGGTCATGATGTTCCCTAGAAAAGCTCCAAAAGTGGAGCGCTGATTGTTAATTTTGGGGGTACTGAATTAGCAAGAAATTCACTATAAACTTATCACTTCTGTTCTCTGTTACCTTGGTATTTTCTGGAACTTGGGCCTTGTTGTCTTTTTTGTGCATCAGTATTTATATAGAATATCATCACCCATAAAAGCATATCTAAGATGCTCGGTCAGTTGCTGTAGGGTTTGACAGTTTGGTTCAGTAGTGTTTTCAAACTATGACAAATTATATTGCAGCCTCTGCTTATAACCTGATTACTTAACTCTATGTTTTTCTTTGTCGCTGTTACCAATAACAACATTAGTTGTTTGTATGATATTACTGAAAGACTTAAACAGTCTTCACATGGGATGTATGAAAGGCATAACTACATATTTGCTGAGCTAAGCTAACATAGCTGGAAATTGTGAAGAGGCATTTGGAGTAGTTTGCACTGGCATTAGAGGTAGTCTTTAGTAGGAAGGAGTTTTTCATGCATAATGATTCATAAAGCTGACCTCAAATAGTAGGGACAAAGTTTATTGTTATGGTTTATGGTTATGCTACATTTTATCACAGAAAGAAGCTGGATTAGCTTGATTTTGTTCTATGTATCATATTGGCTCTTTTCCCCCTAATGTACAAAATCAATCTGCATGGTTGCTTTTTATTGATTCTTAAGGGtgctaaaattataaaattgtgCATTGGGATGCCTCTGACCTTTACTTTGTTTCTCAGATTTAAATATTGAGACACCTCCATCCATGTATCCGTCAAagaaattttgtgatataacAGGTTATGAGGTAAATGCTCATTTCCTTCAACTTTCAAGATGAACAATGTTGTTAGTTATAACTCATGATATTATTAAAGCCTAAAGCTTTCTTGGTGTACATCCTATACTCGTGCATATGCAAAGTGTTAGAAGTTGCATGCCTGCTTAACTTTTCGTGGCAAAAAGGCAATTAATCTTGTCTAGTAATAAGGCACAACTATGTCTTGTAAGCACTTAGAAATATTGCAAGCATTCTATGCTCCTTTTGGCAAGGTATGAGTTGCTTTTATCATACTGTATTCTCtttatatgaatcataaattatgGTATCCAGGTGTTTACAAACTGATACAGTGTGATTGTATAGCACATGTCGCTTGAATGGTCCTACCCATGCTCATACCTTTATGGGATGCACATTTGATCATGTTTCCTACATAGTAGGCTTGCTTATGATCCAAGTTACTTAATGCAACACATATTATGGACTAAACCAGTCCAAACTCCAAACTACATGATTTTGTATGCAATGGTTGATGTGGTCAAAGTTTGACCTTGTATATCCTTCTTGGAGCAATTTCTATTCTAAAGGGCTAAGAGCATCTAGAAATGATGGCCATTCAAAATTGGTTCCATCAGATGTATAACAAGGTTACTATCATGGTTTGTCGTACTAGACTGTACCATCATATACCAGGCATATGGTACTGTACTGATAACGAACTAGGATTTCGTATGAGGGGTGTACCAAGAGTGGTACCATGAATCGACCTGTATTGACACTAAACTAGTGAGGTACTGGTGTGGCTATTGAAAATCATATTATGAAACATGGTTAGTATTCATAGTATGGTATATTGTGTTCTAATTGGTTGATCCAATGTTGTTAAGATTAGGATCGAGTCAGAAATTGTAGAGAGGGCTAGATCGCTTCAGATTGTAGATTGTAAGATTTTATTGCTTTTTTAAAAACTTCTAAACAAGGTTCACCGAATTGGTACCAGAAGGGTATCGACTGGCGACCGGTTCGGCATAATACGGGTCGGTACCATGCCGTTTCGGGGTATATACCAACACAGAGATCTAGGGAGGGAggtgagagggagaaggagacaaaggaaaagagagggagggagggagggagggagggagggagggagggagaggaagaggaagggaggTGGGACAGAGGTTGAGACCAAGAGGCCATTGTGTCGAgtcggagagggaggaaggaaggGAGAGACCTCGTTGTTTGACGgtggaagagggagaggaagggagggagaggaaggggggTACCTCGTCGGCGGTGTGGCATCGTTCAGCTTTGTCATTGAGTgcttagggttttcgagggaGGGGAATGGGCACAACAAtcgaattggaaaaaaaaaagtcagagGCACAGTTGGGCTGGGGTGATTTATATACCAAACTGTGTAATCGAACCATGCCGAGAGCCAACCGGTCGGTTTGGTATGCCTCGAACTGGCCGGTTCGGCATGATTCAAAATTCCTTGATCCTAAATGTAAAAGAAATGTGAAAAATTGAAACATCAGTCAACCATAAAGTGGATGAATGAAGAATATAAAGTATACTCACAAAAAGTCTAGTTTTAATTTAGGCCTATGTACAATATTTTATATGAAGCAAACATTTTGTTTGGTTACTCAATATGTGTATATACTATGTATCAATTTAATTATCCTTTTATGTAGAATACTTAAGAAGAAACTAGGATAAGACTTTAACATGTGTCTTTAAAATACAAAAACTTGTATCTTATTTTTAACCCTATGAACTCCAACAAGAGACATGCTAATTTTACTATTTGAGATTTATTAGTGATAAGTAATTTAAGAAGAAAATGGACCTATACATGATTTAATATGTAAATAACAAAATGAAATTAGATACTGTGATCCAAACGAATTTATAGCCCCTCATATGCAGATTCTCCCATTTCTTATGTAAAGAGATGTGGATTATTGATGTCTCTATAAGATTGATGCTCTAGTTTTTAGGTAGATGTATTTTGGTCTCTCTTCTTGGGGTTTCATTTAACCATTAATGTCTGTCTCAAAGATTGTGGTATGCTTTCACTGAAGATTTTTGGTTTTGTTTTTCATCGATCGGCGTTCCTTCTCCACAAATGGcggaaaaacaaataaaaaaactcATGCTTGGAACCTGAAGATAtattttaacattttatttttctattttgacATGGTTTAATGGCTGCAGGCACAATACATAGACCCAAGGACAAACCTGCGCTATGCAAACCCGGATGTCTTCAAGCGCATAAGAATGCTTCCTGATGATCATGTCCAAAGATATCTGGCTTTGAGAAATGCAGCGGTTGTTTTGAAATAGCATTTGTCCTCAGTAACAGGGTAGAGACAAAAGAATGTTGATTTAGAGCTTCCGCTTTCTTTTAGGGAAGCAATGGAAAACTTGTGAGGTGCTCCTTGTAATTATGATTTTAATGTTCGGTTGTTCATAGCATTTGTATATTTGCTGGTAAGTTGAACACAGTGAAACTACCTCTTCATAGCTATGGGAGATTTGAAGGgattgttttgtattttggttgTGGCAATGTCAGTGCTTTTCTGCAAGAACTGTGCATGGAGGTAGACAGGCTAACATGAACATGTTGAATGGAATATTTATCAAATTGCCTTGGTGCCGTGTGATCAGGGTTGTTCATTGGATAAAAGAAGCCAAAAATTTTTTCCAATGTTCTCAACTACTCTAATACAAATATTCAGTTGACTCATTCCGGGGACTAATCCACATGGAACACTTCATATTTTTCTTGAATCAAAATGTAGCCATATTTGTTTTACTAAAGCTATTCAATGGATCAAAGGCATTGAAAGATAAAAGTTTGATTGGTCAGGTTGATGTCAATCCCTTATGGTGGATGGATTCTGCCTTTTGTGAAGGGCTTCATAGAGGAGACTTGTTTAGATGCTTGAAGATCTTAGGTTCTTTGTTTTAAATATGACATAATTCAGGTGAGAGACAGGATGGGAGGAGATTTTAAGGGTTAACAGAAGCAGCAAGAAAGGTAATTTACTTTATCGTAGAAAAAATATGTATAAGTTATGGTCGGTGGACTCCTTATCTCTCCAGCTCCATGCACATATATGTTTTAAATGGGGGTGCTACTGCATACATGGCTATATTTGAGAGTGTCCTGCCGGAGGAAATCCGGCCAAAATCTAGATGACGATGAGAGTTTATTGGTAGTAACCCTCCCTGACTTTCCCAACTCTATTAGTTGGTAACCATTTGGGTAGATGCATTGCACACCATCTTGATTTTGCTAATCATGTTCTTGATTGTCTGTCAAGtgtccttttattttattttattttattttattgttttaattttctataaaggTGAAGGGTGAGTTTGATTGGTCAACATCTTTGACTACGATCAGATATTACAAGTTGGAAAATTAGCTTTATTATATGCACTTGTAGCCTAAAATTTCGGTAGCTTGGTTTGTTTAGGGTCTTCCTAGAAGTTAGACCCACATTTTTCTTCTGATTGGCATTGTCTTGGTGGATTAATATTGATGGTCAGAgaggcaataaaaaaaaaaaaaggtctaaCACCCTCCATTAGATGATTTTCCATTAATTAGATAATGAGTTTTTACCGCTGAGGACTCATTTGGATCAtgagaagaatatttttttattagaatattttttttgagaagatgATTCTTAAGAATATGATACCTGAAAAAATGgttttgacatgtttggttgataATTAAAAAGCGATACATTTCAGCATGGCTTATGTTTTGTTAAGCAtctacttttttaaaaaaattatataaaatatctattatattcttAAAGAGGAAAAAGATCTTATTCATTGATTTTCATGGCTTAAAGAtagttttagaaaaaaaaatctcaattttCAACCGGtgaaaaaataacttttctacgtttttcatgaatttttttttataaaatataaaaatctcaTTTTAATGAGAATGCTACTTTCCCACCTCTTTATTTTGAGGTGGGAAAAGAGGTGCATTGGGTGGAATATTAGTAATTGCATGTGAATCCAACCATATTTCGTAGATGGAAGGTCAAAGGGGACCATCAATTCAATACATGGTCATAAACGCATGCTTATAGGACTAGTGGCATGTTTGGTAGAATATATGTCCTGTTTAGTTGATTGCCATCAGAAGACTTGACTGCTCTCATATCTGACAATTGAAATGGGATAATACGTCATGCATGTCTGACTTATTTCATATTCTTCTCTCGTGGTAATCCATAATTTATCAGTTTCAACttaccaaaaataaaaataacttattaGTTTATGTATTTTTCGTGTCTCAAACTTTCTCAAGTGtatgaagtagattttatatCCATGAAATAGGTAACTatcagctcttttttttttttttttttttttttaaatctcgGATGTTTTTATTGGCCATCCTAGCATTAAATATTGGTTGGTACTATTTAATCTCTTTTCAgctattttttatgattttaaaCTACTTAgtattaaaataaaacatatagAATGCTATTTAACATTGTCTTTATTGtctcagctgatattttaaaaattcactTATCATATCAAATCGAAACACTCAATTATCTTgacaattttaaaattattaagtaTAGAAAAATTTTGGAGTACATGAGACAACTTTCACGCCATATTGGAAAGTTAACAACCCTCTTGTTAATACAAGAGATAGTTTGACCATGCcattatttcatgtttaattggactttcaattttttttttttttgagatcctAAGAGAGACTAATTCACACCTTCTATCCACATCCACCTCAATCTAGGGTTGACTCCGGCCTGAATCCTCGCCCCCTTGCCATTTGGGCAAGAGACGATAGCATTCTAGCAAACGCTCAATGGTATTTGTCCTAGTTTATCATCCCGGCTGACTATCACaacataaatatattggttgatACTTTTCAATCCAGTTCTcttttatgatttttaaattatttagtaTTGTAATAAAGTATATAGAAAGGTATCTAATATTACTTTTACTGTGCTATCTGATATTTTGAAAACTCATGCATCATATATCAACGGAGACACCCAGTTATTCTAAcaattttaaatatttgaaaaatactaGTCGAAGGCAACTACCATATTAGCCCATCAAGTGCCAACTGCCAGTCGGTAAagtttttgtatttgtttaaGGAACCTAGACCGGTCTCACCCTCACTCTAAATATGATTGGGTTGTTATCCGTCCTAATTACCTAACTCAACTATTTTATCAGACATTATAACGTCAAGGCATTGATTGATATTATTTAATCTCTTTCTAATTCTCCTTTTATAGTTTTTCTAAATTACTGAGTATCAAACTAGAAATTATAGCCATTACATCGCCAAGACATTGATTGACATTGTGTCCAAGTGTCACATTGCTCCTCTTTAATAAACCACCATCAGTTTTGTGGAAATTTGAGGAGCCTTGCATCATACAAAGATGACCATTTCTATATTCCACCTAGTAAAAATCTTCCAGAAAGAAGCATCCTTCAAGCAATTCGTTCTTTCAGACGCCCttaaattattaaataaatgggtctaGCATTACCACGACATCatttcataataataataataataataataataataataataataataataataataataataatgcttTCTTTTTAGCTGCACGGTACCATGGGCTTTCTCCATGCCGCGTTCACATCTTTGGCAGGTGCATGGCTCTTGTCCACTTGCTGCAGTTGCTGCTCGCTGTGTGGCGTCCGCACCCATTCCAAACACGCTTTTGTTTGACTTGCCCCAATCCGAACGTCTTTTCGAAGGTCGATGACCGTTCAGCGTTGACGGGTCGTAGCCCTGTCGGCGAGTGCGCAGAGAACTGGAAATCCCTCTGCAGATTCCGTATGAGATTATGTACCCGGGGATAGTTTCTTGGGAAAAGTTCTCGGATGCTTCGGTTCAGGGTCGGCTTTACGTGGGGCATCATCTCTCTCTTCATTTTCTCGAACCAGTTCCAATTCCGACTACCTTCCCCCTTTTTAGTCATCACCCAACCATCCATATTCCGTTGGCTGCAAAAGAATCCGAGGCTTTTGGGCAGATCACCTCTTCTCCAATTTCTGATATTTTTAGTGAAGATTATGTCTGGTTAGCTCCTGGCCTCTCCTACAGATCTGTGCTAGCTAGCTGAGCTGAAGGTTTTCTAAGGTTTGCCCGTATTGATCTCAGTTGGAATGGGACGGATGAAGGGAATTCTTCTGTTGTTGGTTTGCGCTGCCAGTCTTCGGCCTGCTTTCGCAAGCACTAATCCATCAGATGGtatttcctcctcttcttcttccttttatttttatggAGCTGAATCAATTCAGTTGAATTAAATGGATACAtggtttcctttttgttttggtTCCAACATTCAGCAGTGCTGGGCTGAGAGTGCATCTTGTTGTTCCAGTACTTGAGCCTAGAAATTGAAGGGTGTGATGAAAGTATATGCTTTCAATACTTGCATGACATAGATGCTTTTACCATTAAGTTTTATTCCTTATTCTTCATACTAGTTGGACAATTGGTTTCATTTTCATGTTTGAAGGTTCGTAGCTACTTTAGTATTAAGAGTACAAGGTCTTAATAAGAGTCTGTCCAACCAATGGTTATTTTGATGTATTCATCGGTATGCTTAACCTATACAAATAATTCAAAGAGGACTGAAAATGGTTTGGATGTACCCTGACTATATATGCTTCTGAATCCAGAATTGGTAGGATATGAATTGCATATCTAAATTCATTCCCCTTCCAGATATCGATGCAggttcagaatttttttaaacTGATTTTTAcctttttaaatattgaatGGTCCAGATACAGATATGtatatatcatccacaaacagatAAGGATGCGGATACAGATAAGGACACTGTCATCAGCATATTACAAGcatggttctttttttttttaatcttaattTCATATAAAAGTTTTACTGTGGTCATTTCATTAGTTTCATATTGTTTGATTTAGAGACTAATTTTTTCAACAGATCCTTGGTTTGTcccattatttttaattttacatGTTTCTGATCCATTCATCTACAACAGATGTTCTGAAAtctcatttatatacatatatttggtCACAGAAACCATGTATATTGCAAATAATTGATTTGAATCTACATATGTTTTTAGAAATATGGAATTAGTCATCTTCATACCATATCCATTTGAATTTTCTACATATCTTAAATAAATGTGGATATTAGTAATAAAATAACCTTATGTTTGTTTGTTTAGAGCCGATTGATGATTCCATATTCACGTAGTGCTGATTTATGTCCATATCAATATTCCTATTTAATGAACAAATACAAATATGGGTATGGAGGTCCAATCCTTGACCCATATTCTTTCAATGTGACCTTAAGACTATGAAGTCTTCTTGGAAGGATTTCTAGATTCTAACAAAAGATGGATGACAAGGCTAACATACATGGATTTTCTGTAATAGCACGCTGAGCTGATTGTTAACCAATAAAATTCCCACAGTTGCTGCTCTCCGATCTCTTGCGAATCAATGGAAGAACACACCACCAAACTGGGGGCAGTCAGATGATCCCTGTGGTACACCTTGGGAAGGAGTAACTTGCAACAATTCGAGGGTGACTGTCCTGTGAGTATTTTAATACTGAACTCATCACTGCCTACTCTCCTACCACTGCTCACCTAATTTTAATGCCCACAGGAAGCTATTCAGCATGGGGCTTGAAGGTACATTAAGCAGTGATATACAAAACCTCACGCAATTGCAAATTCTGTAAGTTTGCTTGTTTAAATTGTTCACAAACTTTGTTCTATCATTATACGATTTCAGCATACTTGAGAGCATCCTGGGAGAAGTTGCTAATCCCTTGCATGCAGAAGCCTGAACTAAATTTGAGATACTTAACAACATCCTCTATACAATTTCTGCATGGTGGAACATTGGAACCATAGCTGACTCATCTTTAACTGCAGTTTATTATTAACATCAAATCCACTCACATTGATTGCTCTCCACCAACCACTAGCTCTATTGATCCATGTCTAAAGCTTTCTGTTCATGAAACAATTCATAGATGCATAAGATTCATGATATATGACATGAACCATAACTAGTTAGCGATGTTACATGCAGGGACCTCTCTTACAACCGAAAACTTGGTGGTACACTCCCACGAGCTATCGGAAATTTGACGCAGCTGACTAGCTTGTAAGTCCAGTAGGCCTATTTCTTGGCAGAAAAGACTCATCTATATTTATGAAACTCACCTATTCATAATGGACTCTACTTCATAACAGATGCTTCCTTCACTCTTTTTCAGGATCTTGGTCCATTGCAGCTTCAACGGTAGCATCCCAGAAGAATTAGGCAACCTATCAGAGCTCACATTCTTGTAAGGATTATGGTCTTGTAAATATCTGCTGTTTGTTCTTCTTGCCTTCAAGTTTTTGGCTAAATAGTATTGTCAACTAGTGGAACAAGAATTTTGattgttctttttttattttttgactaCTATTCCCAGGGCTCTGAACTTAAACGAGTTCACCGGCGAGATACCTGCCTCCCTGGGGAGGCTCTCCAAGCTCAACTATCTGGACCTGGCAGAGAATCATTTAGTAGGATCTCTTCCAGTAGGCTTGAATCAGCTTCTCAACGCACAGCACTTGTGAGCCATTTGCTTCTTCATCATTCCTCTGGATAAATAATAAACGAATTCATATGGATAATATGTGTAACGAGCTTCTATGTTATGTTCATGACAGCCATTTCAACGGGAATAATTTGTCAGGTGAAATCCCCAAAAATCTTTTCAACTCCAATATGAGTTTAATACATATGTAAGCTGAAACAACCCATTGTCAGTTTTCTTCTATAATTCGGCATTTCTTCTGTGTCCTGATGATTCCTTGTACACAGACTGTTTAATAGTAATCAATTGAAAGGGACAATTCCAGAGTCCATAGGATTGGTGCACACGCTTAATGCTCTGTAAGTATTCTTTAACCAGATAAACTACTAGCCTGCTGTCTAATCTATTTTTCATCTTATTTTAACTTTGTTCTGTTGAATAAAGTCGACTGATAATTGTGATTTGCCTTCTTACGACAGTCGTCTCGATAAGAACGGTCTGAGCGGCCAAGTTCCTTCCAACATTACCAATCTTAAAAACCTCAACTTACTGTAAGCAATCGTCACAATGGATTATTCCCAACTTAAAATCATCACAAGTTGTTCTTCTAGGTACCATCTGCACTCATTACATGGTTCCACCCCCTTTCAGGAATTTAGCAAATAATGATCTAAGTGGACAAATGCCGAATCTAACTGGGATGGATGCTCTCAACTATGTGTAAGAACTCATATAAACTGTAACTATACTCTCATTTTTTTCCCATTCTAGTTAGAATATAGAGATGATAACTGCCTAATCTATTCTACAGGGATTTAAGCAACAACTCGTTTGTTCCTTCAGAAGCTCCAGCATGgttctcaagtttagaaaatCTCACAACTCTGTAAGTTCTCCAAGTACCTAGTTGAAATTGTGAACTTGGCGATCTTTTCAGTAGCCTGCAGCTTCAACCGGGTCTTTCTTAATGGTGTACATCCAGTGTTGTAGAATCCGGTAGGCTTCAAGGGCGAGTGCCGCAGGAGCTATTCAGCTTTCCTCGTCTACAGGAAGTGTAAGCATGCTAAACTGTTGATAGATCTTTTCtaggataagaagaagaaaacctgTTGATAGATATATATTGGGATTTCTtggtcttaaaaaaaaaaggaaaaaaaactggTTGTTCTAATGAAGGAACATATTGTTTCCTGGTCCTGTTACAACTATCTGATTATTCCGATTGTTTTTTAACAGAACACTGAAAAACAATAGTTTTAATGGTACCCTCGACTTGGGCAACAACATCAGCAAGAACCTACAGGTGGTGGATTTCCAAAATAACGATCTTGCCTCTGTCACACTGTCTTACAACTATAATCAGAGTCTTATGTAAGAGCATTTTAACATGCCATTCTAACTCATGAGAGCTGAAGTGCATTTCCCTTTACCACATCCTTACCTGTGTAACATTCCTTCAACCCTTGGTGATCGCAGACTTGTAGGAAATCCTGTGTGCCGCAATGTTGAGCTTGCAGTCACAACCTACTGCCGACCTGTGCAACTTCAGGAGAAGGGGAAAAATGTCTCCAATCAAGTCGATTGCTCCCAGCCATATGAAGGAAATATGGTTTTCAGAGCACCTTACTTTCATGACATGGAAGGCTATAAAAAATTACTGGAGAACAGCTTATCAGACCGACTTAACAGTATTTCTGCTGCAGTTAATTTCACTCTTCAGAATTCCTTTGATAATGGAAATGGTTATCTGCTGGTGCAGCTGAAAGTTTGCCCTTTAAGTGGAACGTACTTTAACAGGACAGAGATATTGCTTTGGCTTGATCTAAGCAGCGAATCTTATAGCACCCCTGAAATATATGGACCATTCTATTTCAATGCCGATCCATACCAATTCGAAACCAGAGGTGCCTACTCCATTTCTTTGCTTCGCAAAATAATTCAAAGTTTTTCATTTCCTACAGGTCACTGACAAAACCTTATGTTTCAGGAAACCCACTGAACAGCGGCTTGATCATTGGAGCGACAGTTGGCTGTGTCCTCATGATCCTTGGACTTGTCATGGTGGGGATCTATGCCTTGCGACAAAGGAAGCAAGCTCAAAGAGCCATTGCTCTAACCAATCCTTTTGGTAATGTGTTTTAAGAAACATATGGAGTACAAAAATTTTCTTGACCAAGTAATAATTATGTTTTTAGTTAAGGCAATAAACATCTAGCCGCAGGCTGTAGGTCTGATAAAAACAATCATCAGTTgaactctgtgtgtgtgtgaagcATAAAACATGGGTATATCATACTATACAAACACAGGAATGCACTttagtaacttttttttttaaaatccatATTTCAGCATCATGGGTATCCACTGGTGAAGATGATGGAGGTGCACCGCAGCTAAAGGGAGCAAAATGCTTTAGTTTTGATGAACTCCGGAAGTACACTAATAATTTCCTGGAAATTAATGCTAT
The Phoenix dactylifera cultivar Barhee BC4 chromosome 3, palm_55x_up_171113_PBpolish2nd_filt_p, whole genome shotgun sequence DNA segment above includes these coding regions:
- the LOC103702188 gene encoding INO80 complex subunit C, yielding MEPEVVNSEMLLPPVLPFKRVQMSDKYPKGHARGRHWKHLKQILQAENYPSYPANEPNYLNIETPPSMYPSKKFCDITGYEAQYIDPRTNLRYANPDVFKRIRMLPDDHVQRYLALRNAAVVLK
- the LOC103702241 gene encoding probable leucine-rich repeat receptor-like protein kinase At5g49770 isoform X1, which encodes MLRFRVGFTWGIISLFIFSNQFQFRLPSPFLVITQPSIFRWLQKNPRLLGRSPLLQFLIFLVKIMSVGMGRMKGILLLLVCAASLRPAFASTNPSDVAALRSLANQWKNTPPNWGQSDDPCGTPWEGVTCNNSRVTVLKLFSMGLEGTLSSDIQNLTQLQILDLSYNRKLGGTLPRAIGNLTQLTSLILVHCSFNGSIPEELGNLSELTFLALNLNEFTGEIPASLGRLSKLNYLDLAENHLVGSLPVGLNQLLNAQHFHFNGNNLSGEIPKNLFNSNMSLIHILFNSNQLKGTIPESIGLVHTLNALRLDKNGLSGQVPSNITNLKNLNLLNLANNDLSGQMPNLTGMDALNYVDLSNNSFVPSEAPAWFSSLENLTTLVVESGRLQGRVPQELFSFPRLQEVTLKNNSFNGTLDLGNNISKNLQVVDFQNNDLASVTLSYNYNQSLILVGNPVCRNVELAVTTYCRPVQLQEKGKNVSNQVDCSQPYEGNMVFRAPYFHDMEGYKKLLENSLSDRLNSISAAVNFTLQNSFDNGNGYLLVQLKVCPLSGTYFNRTEILLWLDLSSESYSTPEIYGPFYFNADPYQFETRGNPLNSGLIIGATVGCVLMILGLVMVGIYALRQRKQAQRAIALTNPFASWVSTGEDDGGAPQLKGAKCFSFDELRKYTNNFLEINAIGSGGYGKVYRGMLPDGQIVAIKRSKQGSTQGGMEFKNEIELLSRVHHKNLVGLVGFCFEKGEKMLVYEYISNGSLMESLSGKSGIQLDWKRRLRIAFDSARGLAYLHELANPPIIHRDVKSANILLDENLTAKVADFGLSKWVSDSEQGYVSTHVKGTLGYLDPEYYMTHQLTGKSDVYSFGVVMLELISARPPIHNGKYVVREVKMAIDKNDKEYYGLKEIMDPVIRNTGYLAGFQRFVDLALQCLQDEAVRRPTMSDVAKEIETILRNDGLMTTSTSASSSAIDLGNSNGAFQFFWGDLLPRKDTSSSISGNAFEYSGGYSLSERPQPK
- the LOC103702241 gene encoding probable leucine-rich repeat receptor-like protein kinase At5g49770 isoform X2, with protein sequence MLRFRVGFTWGIISLFIFSNQFQFRLPSPFLVITQPSIFRWLQKNPRLLGRSPLLQFLIFLVKIMSVGMGRMKGILLLLVCAASLRPAFASTNPSDVAALRSLANQWKNTPPNWGQSDDPCGTPWEGVTCNNSRVTVLKLFSMGLEGTLSSDIQNLTQLQILDLSYNRKLGGTLPRAIGNLTQLTSLILVHCSFNGSIPEELGNLSELTFLALNLNEFTGEIPASLGRLSKLNYLDLAENHLVGSLPVGLNQLLNAQHFHFNGNNLSGEIPKNLFNSNMSLIHILFNSNQLKGTIPESIGLVHTLNALRLDKNGLSGQVPSNITNLKNLNLLNLANNDLSGQMPNLTGMDALNYVDLSNNSFVPSEAPAWFSSLENLTTLVVESGRLQGRVPQELFSFPRLQEVTLKNNSFNGTLDLGNNISKNLQVVDFQNNDLASVTLSYNYNQSLILVGNPVCRNVELAVTTYCRPVQLQEKGKNVSNQVDCSQPYEGNMVFRAPYFHDMEGYKKLLENSLSDRLNSISAAVNFTLQNSFDNGNGYLLVQLKVCPLSGTYFNRTEILLWLDLSSESYSTPEIYGPFYFNADPYQFETRGNPLNSGLIIGATVGCVLMILGLVMVGIYALRQRKQAQRAIALTNPFASWVSTGEDDGGAPQLKGAKCFSFDELRKYTNNFLEINAIGSGGYGKVYRGMLPDGQIVAIKRSKQGSTQGGMEFKNEIELLSRVHHKNLVGLVGFCFEKGEKMLVYEYISNGSLMESLSGKSGIQLDWKRRLRIAFDSARGLAYLHELANPPIIHRDVKSANILLDENLTAKVADFGLSKWVSDSEQGLSGSRVLHDTPADWKE